In the Muricauda sp. MAR_2010_75 genome, one interval contains:
- a CDS encoding outer membrane lipoprotein-sorting protein codes for MKKINSNISILIFGFTLSTASAQTAEQRGLQVAQEAEKADEGFGSSVVELKMTLKNKNGQTSERFLTTQTLELTEDGDKSLIVFESPKDVKGTATLTFTHKVGADDQWLYLPSIKRVKRISSNNKSGPFVGSEFAYEDLSSQEVEKYEYKFLKQEGDLLIVEQDPVDPKSGYTRRIAIYNKGKGYRLEKIEFYDRKDALLKTLTYDDYKLYKNKFWRALTFTMVNHQSNKETVLKFSEYDFGTQLSDEDFTEVALKRAGS; via the coding sequence ATGAAGAAAATAAATTCTAATATCTCAATATTGATTTTCGGTTTTACCCTGTCTACAGCTTCGGCACAAACTGCTGAACAACGTGGCTTGCAAGTTGCGCAAGAGGCTGAAAAGGCGGATGAGGGTTTTGGAAGTTCAGTAGTTGAACTCAAAATGACCTTGAAGAACAAAAATGGGCAGACCAGTGAACGTTTTTTAACGACCCAAACCTTGGAATTGACCGAGGATGGAGATAAATCCCTCATTGTTTTTGAAAGCCCAAAAGACGTAAAAGGTACAGCTACCTTAACGTTTACCCACAAAGTGGGGGCAGATGACCAATGGTTGTATCTTCCCTCCATTAAAAGGGTAAAGCGGATATCTTCCAACAACAAATCCGGACCTTTTGTGGGGAGCGAGTTTGCCTATGAGGATCTTTCATCCCAAGAGGTTGAAAAATATGAGTACAAGTTCCTAAAGCAGGAAGGAGATTTGTTGATTGTGGAACAGGATCCTGTGGACCCTAAATCAGGATACACCCGAAGAATTGCCATATACAACAAGGGTAAAGGGTATCGGTTGGAGAAAATAGAGTTTTACGATAGAAAGGATGCCCTTTTAAAGACGCTGACCTATGATGACTACAAACTGTACAAAAACAAGTTTTGGAGGGCATTGACCTTCACTATGGTCAACCATCAAAGTAATAAGGAAACCGTGTTAAAGTTTAGCGAATACGATTTTGGGACACAACTTTCCGATGAAGATTTTACAGAGGTGGCCTTAAAACGTGCCGGAAGCTAA
- a CDS encoding pyridoxal-phosphate dependent enzyme, with amino-acid sequence MNLIDGVKTAELKVSSETKELSAFVKDKSKSLVDRLESFEDIINIEVGDTAMTRAKSLEREFDIRQLYIKYEGDNPSGTQKDRIAFAQVYDALRRGFSTISLATCGNYGVAVALAADLAGLECIIAIPSSYHTERIKEMESLSANIMRIDGSYEDVVTKVSEMAVEHEWYDANPGGANTPLQIASYAQIATEIVDDLGDAPEYCAVPVSNGTLLAGIYRGFASLYKRGKTSKIPKMIAASSTHKNPIIQSFKKGLDHCQDLQPEKVKETKYNEPLINWHSFDGEEALYALLQSKGEAFNISDKKMRDMSTLLLKKEGLRILPASTAGLIALLELDEKMNFEPNRFVAVLTAKY; translated from the coding sequence ATGAATCTGATTGACGGTGTTAAAACAGCTGAACTTAAAGTCTCCTCCGAAACCAAGGAACTCAGTGCCTTTGTTAAGGACAAAAGCAAATCCTTGGTGGATCGGTTGGAAAGTTTTGAGGATATCATCAATATAGAGGTGGGCGATACCGCAATGACCCGGGCCAAATCTCTGGAACGCGAATTTGACATTCGTCAGCTTTACATCAAATATGAAGGGGACAATCCCTCGGGCACCCAAAAAGACCGAATTGCCTTTGCCCAAGTGTATGATGCCCTCAGACGTGGGTTCAGCACCATCAGCTTGGCTACTTGTGGAAATTATGGGGTTGCTGTGGCCCTGGCTGCGGATTTGGCAGGTTTGGAATGTATCATTGCCATTCCCTCCAGTTACCATACCGAACGTATCAAGGAAATGGAATCCCTCTCAGCCAACATCATGAGGATTGATGGAAGCTATGAGGATGTAGTGACCAAAGTAAGTGAAATGGCTGTGGAACACGAATGGTACGATGCCAATCCCGGAGGTGCAAACACGCCCCTTCAGATTGCCTCCTATGCCCAAATCGCCACCGAAATTGTGGACGACCTAGGCGACGCCCCTGAATACTGTGCTGTTCCCGTATCCAACGGAACACTCTTGGCAGGAATCTATCGAGGGTTTGCCAGCCTGTACAAACGGGGAAAAACCTCCAAGATTCCAAAAATGATCGCGGCCTCATCCACCCATAAAAATCCGATTATCCAATCGTTTAAAAAAGGGCTGGACCATTGTCAGGACCTTCAACCCGAGAAAGTAAAAGAGACCAAATACAATGAACCGCTCATCAATTGGCACAGCTTTGATGGGGAAGAAGCACTATACGCGTTGCTGCAATCCAAGGGTGAGGCATTCAACATCAGTGACAAAAAAATGCGGGATATGAGCACACTGTTGCTCAAAAAAGAAGGGCTACGGATTCTACCGGCTTCTACCGCTGGATTAATCGCTCTTTTGGAACTGGATGAAAAAATGAATTTTGAACCCAATCGGTTTGTTGCCGTGCTCACTGCCAAATATTGA
- a CDS encoding TerC/Alx family metal homeostasis membrane protein codes for MTVWIIFISVVALLLAFDLGVLNRKAHAISLKEATVWSTFWIGLGLGFSIVVYFIYKNGWIGNPNALNAWNATIKYITGYLVELSLSMDNIFVIAVIFSSFAIPEKYQHRVLFWGIVGAILFRITAIYLGVALLKKFFWITYIFGGFLVFTALRLLRAHQKVFNPKDSLVFRWVNMIVPVSHTIESQKFFIRKNEVLMATPLLVALVVIEFTDILFALDSIPAVLGITSDTFLVFSSNILAVMGLRSIYFFLSHMVSRFKYLKYSLSAILFFVGIKLILSHHIELPEWVSLTFIAVALGLGVLFSLKNKEEYQN; via the coding sequence ATGACCGTTTGGATAATTTTTATTTCAGTAGTGGCACTCTTATTGGCTTTTGATTTGGGTGTTCTCAACAGAAAAGCTCATGCCATTTCACTGAAGGAAGCCACTGTTTGGAGCACGTTTTGGATAGGTTTGGGACTAGGATTTTCAATAGTGGTGTATTTTATCTACAAAAATGGATGGATAGGAAACCCCAACGCCCTCAACGCTTGGAATGCTACAATCAAATACATAACGGGGTATCTGGTTGAATTGTCGTTGAGCATGGACAACATTTTTGTCATTGCCGTGATTTTCTCATCCTTTGCCATTCCAGAGAAATATCAGCATAGAGTACTTTTTTGGGGAATAGTGGGGGCAATCCTGTTTCGGATAACCGCTATTTATCTGGGAGTGGCCCTGCTGAAAAAGTTTTTTTGGATCACCTATATTTTTGGTGGATTTCTGGTATTCACGGCATTAAGGCTCTTACGGGCACATCAAAAAGTTTTTAATCCCAAAGATTCACTTGTGTTTCGATGGGTGAACATGATCGTTCCTGTTTCGCACACCATTGAATCGCAAAAATTCTTCATCAGAAAGAATGAAGTATTGATGGCCACTCCGCTTTTAGTGGCCTTGGTGGTGATTGAATTTACGGACATCCTTTTTGCTTTGGACAGTATCCCAGCTGTATTGGGCATTACTTCGGATACATTTTTGGTGTTCAGTTCCAACATTTTGGCGGTTATGGGCCTTCGGTCCATCTATTTCTTTTTGAGTCACATGGTATCGCGATTCAAATATTTAAAGTATAGCCTTTCCGCTATTTTGTTCTTTGTTGGGATAAAATTGATACTTTCCCATCATATTGAGTTGCCCGAGTGGGTTTCTTTGACTTTTATAGCAGTGGCTTTAGGCTTGGGAGTACTATTTTCATTGAAAAACAAAGAAGAATACCAGAATTGA
- a CDS encoding mandelate racemase/muconate lactonizing enzyme family protein, whose protein sequence is MIITNIGYERLELELLIPYTIAYEEISKATNFILKIETDGPIVGFGCAAPDITVTHESPEDVEHDIQNSIIPILKGKNPFMVSQILEELSHQLPQKSSALAMVDMALLDISAKKMQVPLYQFLGGYRHEIATSITIGILPLEETLKLTEEYVRQGFFILKIKGGLSLEEDIEKLQKIREQFPKIQLRFDGNQGYSVDETVAFDNAVKDVNIEILEQPTKPLLDKYLGEVKNTLDLPIMADESLKSVKDAFRLAKNQRIDMVNIKLMKVGGIHEGMRVNTIAKAAHLEAMVGCLDECSLGISAGLHFALSRSNVKYADLDGHLEFKNDPFSDLLQLKNGILKPSKNYGLGLKDW, encoded by the coding sequence ATGATCATCACCAATATTGGGTACGAACGCTTGGAACTGGAACTCCTGATTCCCTATACCATTGCTTATGAGGAAATTTCCAAAGCCACCAATTTTATCCTCAAAATTGAAACAGACGGACCTATCGTTGGATTTGGTTGTGCGGCCCCGGACATAACCGTTACCCATGAATCACCTGAGGATGTTGAGCATGACATTCAAAATAGCATCATCCCTATTTTAAAGGGAAAGAATCCTTTTATGGTTTCGCAGATTTTAGAGGAACTTTCACATCAACTTCCCCAAAAATCATCGGCATTGGCCATGGTTGACATGGCTCTCTTGGACATTTCCGCCAAGAAAATGCAAGTACCCCTCTATCAATTTTTGGGAGGGTATCGGCATGAAATCGCAACCAGTATTACCATTGGAATTCTTCCTTTGGAAGAAACCCTAAAACTGACCGAAGAATATGTAAGGCAAGGGTTTTTTATTCTAAAAATAAAGGGAGGGCTTTCCTTGGAAGAGGATATTGAAAAATTGCAAAAAATACGGGAACAGTTCCCCAAAATACAACTTCGGTTTGATGGTAACCAAGGCTACTCTGTTGATGAAACCGTGGCTTTTGATAATGCGGTAAAGGATGTGAACATTGAAATCTTGGAGCAACCTACAAAACCGTTACTCGACAAGTATCTAGGAGAGGTTAAAAACACGCTTGACCTGCCCATAATGGCGGATGAAAGTTTAAAATCCGTTAAGGATGCATTCCGATTGGCCAAAAATCAGCGAATTGATATGGTAAACATTAAACTGATGAAGGTTGGCGGCATACATGAAGGAATGCGCGTGAACACCATAGCCAAAGCGGCCCATTTGGAAGCCATGGTGGGTTGTTTGGATGAATGCAGTCTAGGTATCTCTGCGGGACTGCATTTTGCCTTGTCTCGATCTAACGTGAAATACGCTGATCTGGACGGCCATTTGGAATTTAAAAATGATCCTTTTTCGGATTTGCTCCAACTAAAGAATGGAATCCTAAAACCCAGCAAAAATTATGGGTTGGGACTTAAAGATTGGTAG
- a CDS encoding DUF1611 domain-containing protein has product MKKIDGKALVYCEGAFNTPNGKTAHGLVRFTERYKVVGVLDSTYLGEDAGRVLDGKPNGIPLFSTIEEAVQTLSTNNLTPDYLVIGLAPDGGRLPKIAKETIKKALQLGWNVDSGLHDFLTNDPELVQLAKENNCTIRDVRKTPDRDKLHFFTGDIEQVDCLKLAVLGTDSALGKRTTSWFVVHGFRDAGYKAEMIGTGQTAWMQGAKYSMIMDSCINDFVSGEIENAVVSAYRNEKPDVIVIEGQGSLMNPAYPGGFEILAAGRPDYVILQHAPKRLEYDGFPGYKMHSIQEQINAIQVISGKEVIAITVNHENMEPSEILPACKALENETGLPTFDVLAHGAQDLIALLKTKIKP; this is encoded by the coding sequence ATGAAAAAAATTGACGGAAAGGCTTTGGTGTATTGCGAAGGAGCGTTCAACACCCCCAACGGAAAAACAGCGCACGGACTCGTTCGCTTCACAGAAAGGTATAAGGTAGTCGGCGTTTTGGACAGTACCTATTTAGGTGAAGATGCCGGAAGGGTATTGGATGGTAAGCCTAACGGTATTCCCCTATTTTCAACCATTGAAGAAGCTGTCCAAACCTTATCCACCAACAATCTAACCCCAGATTATTTGGTCATTGGACTCGCACCAGATGGTGGACGTTTGCCAAAAATTGCCAAGGAAACTATTAAAAAAGCGTTGCAACTGGGCTGGAATGTGGACAGTGGCCTTCACGATTTCCTGACCAACGACCCAGAATTGGTACAACTGGCCAAGGAAAATAACTGTACGATCAGGGATGTTCGGAAAACCCCGGACCGGGATAAGCTTCATTTCTTTACTGGTGATATTGAACAGGTGGATTGCCTAAAATTGGCGGTTTTGGGAACAGATTCCGCTTTGGGCAAACGAACCACTTCGTGGTTTGTGGTGCATGGATTTCGAGATGCTGGATATAAAGCGGAAATGATTGGGACAGGACAAACCGCTTGGATGCAGGGCGCCAAATACAGTATGATCATGGACAGCTGTATCAATGATTTTGTATCGGGGGAGATTGAAAACGCCGTGGTCAGTGCCTATCGCAACGAAAAGCCAGATGTTATTGTCATTGAAGGACAAGGTAGTTTAATGAACCCTGCCTACCCCGGTGGATTTGAGATTTTGGCCGCAGGCCGACCTGACTACGTCATTCTACAACATGCCCCAAAACGGTTGGAATATGATGGCTTTCCAGGATACAAAATGCATTCCATCCAAGAGCAAATCAATGCCATTCAAGTGATTTCTGGGAAAGAAGTAATCGCCATAACTGTCAACCATGAGAATATGGAACCTTCTGAAATTCTTCCAGCCTGCAAAGCACTGGAAAATGAAACGGGGTTACCCACTTTTGATGTTTTGGCCCACGGTGCCCAAGACCTTATTGCGTTGCTCAAAACCAAGATAAAACCATGA
- a CDS encoding RND family transporter, giving the protein MNAIKKTKNATNAFAKNWANFVIKFRWPVLLLTILLAVGLASQGKMEFDGDYHVFFSESNPELEAFDALQEKYTKDDNIIIVLAPKNGDVFTKDNLVAIEELTAEAWNTPYSSRVDAVTNFQHTSANGDDLYVDDLSYDSANKTEAEIKEIREIALKEPLLIHRIINEAGSVTAINITVRLPGENSAAEIPEVTVATRDMVSKFKEQHPNFDVYTTGLVPLNTAFFESSQKDLMLTMVMLLIVVIVTLVLTRNAFATIATLIVVLFSIVSAVGFIGLTGIKLTPPSSVFPTMILTLAVADSIHILITYLQKVRKDGMEKRAALVESMRLNFMPVFITSLTTVIGFLTLNYGDVPPFWDLGNIVAFGMCMAFLFSTTTLPALMAIFPIWKSKKVVQKKEEKIGGYAKLGMFVVKQPVKLTLISVGIIAILTFLATKNVFNDEFVEYFDTSVQFRNDSDFINENLTGFYNVEFSVGSGESGGINNPEYLQKLNEFEDWLEKQPEVVHVNAFSEVARRVNRSMHGDNESCYKVPNDREEAAQYLLLYELSLPFGLDLNNQINVDKSESRVTVTLQNNSSAEMIAFAERAESWLRNNTPEPMHALGVSPTLMFSKLGFRQAESMFKGNIIALLLISLVLMIALRNVKLGLLSIIPNVAPVLVGFGLWYLLKGTINTGMVIVFGMTLGIIVDDTVHFMSKFLRARRELGYDARAAIIYAFETVGKALVTTTVVLLCGFVVLSTSSFALNSYMARITVIIIIAALIIDFILLPALLVLVSKEKEAVAQKSQTQVQFDK; this is encoded by the coding sequence ATGAACGCAATCAAGAAAACCAAAAATGCAACCAATGCATTTGCCAAGAACTGGGCCAATTTTGTCATCAAATTTAGATGGCCGGTCCTACTCCTTACCATTTTGTTGGCCGTAGGGCTGGCATCTCAGGGTAAAATGGAGTTTGATGGGGATTATCACGTGTTTTTCAGTGAATCCAATCCAGAATTGGAAGCCTTTGATGCACTTCAGGAAAAGTACACAAAAGACGATAATATTATTATTGTACTCGCTCCCAAAAATGGCGATGTCTTTACCAAAGATAATTTGGTCGCCATAGAAGAGTTGACCGCTGAAGCTTGGAACACACCCTATTCTTCTAGAGTGGATGCCGTGACCAACTTTCAGCACACCAGTGCCAATGGAGATGATTTGTATGTGGATGACCTTTCATACGATTCGGCAAACAAGACAGAGGCCGAAATCAAGGAGATTCGGGAAATTGCACTGAAGGAACCTTTGCTGATTCATAGAATCATCAATGAAGCGGGAAGTGTTACGGCCATCAATATTACGGTCAGGCTCCCCGGGGAAAACAGTGCAGCTGAGATTCCCGAAGTTACAGTGGCCACTCGCGATATGGTCTCAAAGTTTAAGGAGCAACATCCAAATTTTGATGTGTACACCACAGGATTGGTTCCATTGAACACCGCTTTTTTTGAATCATCACAGAAAGATCTAATGCTTACCATGGTTATGTTGCTGATTGTTGTTATAGTGACCTTGGTACTGACACGCAACGCATTTGCAACCATCGCAACCTTGATCGTGGTACTGTTTTCCATTGTAAGTGCAGTAGGTTTTATCGGTTTGACGGGGATTAAACTGACACCGCCTTCATCCGTTTTTCCTACCATGATATTGACCTTGGCAGTTGCTGATAGTATCCATATCCTTATTACTTACCTCCAAAAAGTACGCAAAGATGGTATGGAAAAGAGAGCGGCCCTGGTGGAATCTATGCGATTGAATTTCATGCCTGTCTTTATCACCAGTTTAACTACCGTTATCGGATTCTTGACCCTGAATTATGGCGACGTGCCTCCATTCTGGGACTTAGGGAACATTGTTGCCTTTGGAATGTGCATGGCCTTTCTATTTTCAACAACCACCTTGCCAGCGCTCATGGCCATATTTCCTATCTGGAAATCCAAGAAAGTGGTGCAGAAGAAAGAAGAAAAAATTGGCGGATATGCCAAATTGGGCATGTTTGTGGTAAAGCAGCCGGTAAAACTCACCTTGATTTCCGTGGGAATCATAGCCATACTCACGTTTTTGGCGACCAAGAATGTGTTCAACGACGAGTTTGTGGAATATTTTGATACTTCGGTACAGTTTAGAAATGATAGTGATTTCATCAATGAAAATCTGACCGGTTTCTACAATGTGGAGTTTTCCGTAGGTAGTGGTGAAAGCGGAGGAATCAATAACCCAGAATATCTTCAGAAACTCAATGAATTTGAAGATTGGTTGGAGAAACAGCCCGAGGTGGTCCATGTGAATGCCTTCAGCGAGGTGGCAAGACGCGTGAACCGTTCCATGCATGGTGATAACGAAAGTTGCTATAAAGTGCCAAATGATAGGGAAGAGGCGGCACAATATCTTCTGCTCTATGAGTTGTCGTTGCCATTCGGACTTGACCTCAACAATCAAATCAATGTGGATAAATCCGAATCACGGGTGACCGTCACTTTGCAGAACAATTCCAGCGCAGAGATGATCGCTTTTGCTGAAAGGGCAGAAAGTTGGTTGCGAAACAACACCCCGGAACCCATGCATGCCCTTGGGGTAAGTCCAACGCTTATGTTCTCCAAGTTGGGCTTCAGGCAGGCAGAAAGTATGTTCAAGGGGAATATTATTGCGCTTCTACTGATTTCCTTAGTGCTGATGATTGCCTTGAGGAACGTAAAACTGGGACTGTTGAGCATCATCCCCAATGTGGCTCCTGTTTTGGTGGGATTTGGGCTGTGGTATCTCCTAAAAGGAACCATCAACACCGGGATGGTCATTGTTTTTGGAATGACGTTGGGGATTATCGTGGACGATACCGTTCACTTTATGAGCAAATTTTTACGCGCCCGTAGGGAATTGGGGTATGATGCCAGAGCAGCCATCATCTATGCCTTTGAAACCGTAGGTAAAGCATTGGTGACCACTACCGTAGTGTTATTGTGTGGGTTTGTGGTTCTTTCCACCTCCTCATTCGCACTAAATAGCTATATGGCGAGGATAACCGTAATCATCATTATTGCGGCATTGATTATTGATTTTATTCTACTTCCGGCTCTGTTGGTCTTGGTCAGCAAGGAAAAGGAAGCGGTTGCTCAAAAATCCCAGACACAAGTACAATTCGATAAATAA